In a genomic window of Mastomys coucha isolate ucsf_1 unplaced genomic scaffold, UCSF_Mcou_1 pScaffold19, whole genome shotgun sequence:
- the Nup42 gene encoding nucleoporin NUP42 isoform X2, with protein MAQPSPEARVRFQEHHWASLLSSGSPPPLSYSGFTDISPEELRLEYHNFLTSNNLQSYLNSVQQLVSQWRNRINELKNLNMSTKGALLSDVKDGVSQAAPVFGFGSKQAGTFGSAGFPVNNSSSNTVQNFSFKTSPGLVTAPSGSTSVFGSHPAFGARPSAGSIISSSTPVFGLGKPETTSAASFSFKSPEAPTFGSPGFSGFPVSMATSPFGPATAPAFGSGSSMAGFGSPSPHSQAGFAKPSTDMFGGSGLSTSVPVSNATDNALFTPRDQLTKEELEQFQSQKFTLGKIPLRPPPIELLTI; from the exons atggcccagcccagccctgaaGCCAGGGTCAGATTCCAGGAGCACCACTGGGCCTCACTCCTCAGCTCCGGCTCACCTCCACCACTCTCTTATTCAG GTTTCACAGACATTTCACCAGAGGAGTTGAGGCTTGAATACCATAACTTCTTAACCAGCAATAACTTACAGAGCTAT ctaAACTCTGTTCAACAGCTCGTAAGTCAGTGGAGAAATAGGATAAATGAACTGAAAAATCTAAATATGTCAACCAAAGGAGCGCTG ctCTCTGATGTAAAGGATGGGGTCAGTCAAGCAGCACCTGTGTTTGGATTTGGAAGTAAACAAGCAGGCACGTTTGGGTCAGCAG GTTTTCCAGtgaataacagcagcagcaatacTGTTCAGAACTTTAGTTTTAAAACTAGCCCTGGACTTGTTACTGCTCCTTCTGGAAGCACATCAGTGTTTGGAAGTCACCCAGCCTTTGGGGCTAGGCCCTCTGCTGGCTCCATCATCTCTTCCTCCACTCCAGTCTTTGGACTTGGGAAACCTGAAACCACATCTGCTGCGTCATTTTCATTCAAGAGCCCTGAAGCTCCCACTTTTGGATCACCTGGGTTTTCAGGATTTCCAGTATCCATGGCAACAAGTCCCTTTGGCCCTGCAACAGCCCCTGCCTTCGGAAGTGGCAGTTCTATGGCTGGGTTTGGCAGTCCTAGCCCACATTCTCAGGCTGGATTTGCTAAACCTTCCACTGACATGTTTGGAGGTAGTGGCTTATCTACCTCTGTCCCAGTCTCCAATGCCACTGATAACGCACTGTTCACTCCCAGGGATCAGCTGACGAAGGAAGAACTGGAACAGTTTCAATCCCAGAAATTTACCCTGGGAAAAATTCCACTGAGGCCACCACCTATCGAGCTTCTGACTATATAA